CGCTTGGCAATGGCCGGGCCTTCGGGTGTGCTCTGATCGGGCACCTCGTTGCCGATGCTCCACATAATCACGCTCGGGTGGTTGCGGTCGCGGTGTACCATGTTCACCAGGTCTTTTTCCGACCACTGGTCGAAATACTGACTGTAGCCGTTCTTTACCTTCGGCGATTTCCACTCATCAAACGACTCCACCATCAGCATAAAGCCCATCTCATCGCATAAGCTCACCAGCTCGGGGGCGGGCATGTTGTGCGAAGTCCGAATGGCATCGCAGCCCATTTCCTTGAGTAGTGCGAGCTGGTGGCGCAGCGCCGCCTTGTTCACGGCCGAGCCCAGCGGCCCGAGGTCGTGGTGGTTGCACACGCCCCGAAACTTGCGCGGCTGCCCGTTGAGCGAGAAGCCTTTCCCGGCTTCAAACTTGAAGGAGCGAATGCCGAAGCGGGTCTGGTACGTGTCCTGCAAGGCCTCGCCTGCATAGAGCTTCGACTCGGCCGTGTAGAGCACCGGCGTTTCGGGCGACCACAGCCGGGGCGCTTTCACCGCGAAGCGTTGGCTAAACTCACTGCCACTGGCCGGCAGCGGGGTCGTGGTGCTGGCCACCACCTTGCCGGCCGCGTCGCGGATGTCGGTCTGCAGCCGCAGCGCCCTGGTGCCGGCCGTAGCCTGCACCTTGGTTTGCAGCTTCACCGTGGCCGACGCGGGCGTGACAGTCGGGGTAGTCAGGTAAGTGCCCCACACCGGAATGTGTGGCCCCTTCGTGGTGATGAGGTGCACGTTGCGGTAAAGGCCCGCGCCGGGGTACCAGCGTGAGGCTTCCGAAAAATTCTCCAGGCGCACGGCCAGCGTGTTGGGGCCGCTGGCGCGCAGGTAGGGCGTTATATCAACCGAAAAGGAATTGTAGCCGTAGGGCCAGAATATAGCTTCTTTGCCATTTATATACACGTGCGCGTTGCTCATTGCGCCATCGAAGAGCAGCACCGCTTGGCCGCCCGGTCCCAAGGCCGGCACGGCCAGCTGGCGCCGGTACCAGCCCACCCCGATAAACGGCAGGCCGCCGGTGCGGCCGGCTTTCAGGGTGGCCTGCTGCTCGTTATTCTGCTCAATCTTAACGGCCTGCAAATCGTTTTTGCCATCAAACGGCCCGCTGATGGCCCAGTCGTGGGGGATGCGCACGGTTTGCCACTGCGCGTCGTTCAGCTCGGGCTTGGCCCCGTCGGGCTGGTCGCCTTTGGTGAATTTCCAGTTCGTGTTGAGAAGCGTTTCCTGGCGCGACTGGGCGGCGGCCGGTAGGCTGGCGGCCAGCAGGAGCGCGGCGACATATTTAACAGGCGACATAGTAGAGGGCGAAAGCGTGAAAAGGCGCTGTTACTTAATGGTAGGCAAGTTACGGCTACCGTGCCACCGGCTTCTTTCATAAGGCCAGCTCCCGGCTTGGGCGAATAACTAAGCTGCGCTGGGCAGCAGGGCGCTAGCTTTACCTGATGCCCGGCTTTTTGCACCAAAAAATACTGCGCTTGCTGGCCCTGCTCCTGGCCGGGCTGGCGGCGTGCTCCTCGCCCGCTCTGCCCACCAGCCCGGCCGCAAGCTACCTGAACTGCCGCGAAGTGTACGAGCCAGTGCGCGGCCGGCTCTACGACCGCCACGGTACGCTGCTGGTAACCAATGAGGTGCAATACACGCTGAGCCTGCCGCACGGGCCGCCCCTCGATTCGGTAGCTTTCAATATCTTAATGCGCTGGCCGGCCGGGGCGTTGCAGGCCAGGGTAGCCGCCGCCCGGCCGCCCGCCGGCCCGCTGCCGCCGGCCCCGGTACCCGACTCGACCGGGGTTGTGCCGCCGCCTGCCCCTGCGCCGCCCCGGCCCCAGCGCTGGCCGGTCGAGCTGGCGCTCACCCGCCCCGAAGCCGATAGCCTGCGGCGGCATCGCCGCGAGTATCCGGGGCTGGTAGTGCGCCACCGCCCCGAACGCCGCTTCCTCACGCAGGTGGCGGCGCCGGTGCTGGGCTACCAGCCGGCCGCCGCCCAGCAGTTTTTATACCTGGCCAAAAAGCTGGAGCGCGGCCGCTACTACCGTCTGCGCAACAGCGGCATTGAGGGGTATTATAATAGCCTGCTGGCCGGCCACCGCGGGGCTTACCATCCGCTTACCGACGGCCACGGCCGCGTGCACGGCCGCTGGGCCGCTGATACGGTTTACCGCCCTGGTCAAAGCCTGCACCTCAGCCTTGATGCCGACCTGCAAGCCTATGCCGAGCGCCTGCTGGGCGAGCGCCGCGGCTACCTCGTGGCCCTTGACCCCCGCACCGGCGAAATCCTGTGCTGCGTATCGGCCCCCACCTATGACCCCGCCGCGCTCACCGCGCCCGGCCGCAACCCCGAGCGCGTGGCGCTGCTGCGCAACGCCGACCAGCCCCTGCTCAACCGTCCCGCCGTGCAGGCCAACCCGCCCGGCTCGGTGTTTAAGCTCGTCAATGCGGCCGTGGCCTTGCAACTCGGCGCCACCAGCGCCAACACCTCGTTTCCCTGCGACCAGTCGCTCATCAACTGCGTGCACCCGCACCCGCGCGCCCGCAACCTCACGATGGCGCTCAAGTATAGCTGCAACCCATATTTCTACCAGGTGCTGCGGGCGGTGGTTGAGCCGCGGCCCGACTCGGCCGCCACGCCTGCCGATACCGTGGCCCAGCGCCACGCGCACCTGGCTGCCTGGCGGCGGCAGGTCAGGTCTTTTGGCCTCGATACACTGCTGGGCGTCGATATTGCCCATGAGCAGCCCGGCTTCCTGCCCACGCCGGCTTATTACGATAAGGCCCGCCGTACCCGCAATTGGACGTTTAAGTCTATCTACTCGCTCAGCATCGGGCAGGGAGAAATCAATCTCACGGGTTTGCAAACGGCCAACGTGTTGGCTATCATTGCCAACCGGGGCTGGTATATTACGCCTCACTTCGTGCGGGCTATTGGCACTACGGGCCAGCCCCTGCCGCGCTTCACCGAGCGCCACCGTACCCTGGTCGATAGCGCCAACTTTGCGGCCCTTGTGCCCGGCATGGTGGCCGCCATGCAGCGCGGCGGCACCGCCGAGCTGGCCAGCCTGGCCGACGTGGGCATCGTGGTGGCCGGCAAAACCGGCACGGTGCAAAACGATGAGGGCGACGACCACGCCACCTTCGCCGGGTTTGCTCCGGCCAATCAGCCGCGTATCGTGGTAGCCGTATATATTGAAAACGCTGGTTTTGGTGGCTTGTCGGCGGCTCCCTGCGCCGCCCTCATCATGGAAAAATACCTGCGCGGCAAAATCGCGCCCCGGCGCAAAAAGTGGGAATACTGGCTGCGCTGCGGCGATTTGGCCAGCCAGGGGCATTGAAGTAATGCCTAGTGTGGGGCAGTGGTAATTGTCTGCTGCACGGCGATGGCTACATACCGTAGCGGTAGTTTTTCCTGTTCCAGTCGCGCGTTCGTTGCCAGCAGCGTTTGGTAGAGCTGCTGTTCGCTGCTAGTCAGCCCCGCCAGTGTCTGGGGCGTGAAATGCCCACCTGTTCCGCCGCTGTGGTACTGTGCAAAGGTGCCTTCGTCCATCAGTAGTGACTGCGCGGCGGGAAAGTGTACCCGTAGCTGCGCCAGAATCTGAAAGCCGTGCACGTCAATATCGCCCCAGTAAAAAAGTTGCTTACCACTCAGCCAATCGGCCCCCGCCAGTAGACTCACGGCAAAGCCACCGCCCCAGATAGCCACCGCCTTTTCGGCTAGCGGGAAAGCCAGAAAAGACGTCAGGTTCTCAATGATGTACACCCGCCGCACGGGTAGATTCAGGTTCCGAAACTCGCTGACCCATAAGCTTACCTGTGATACGGCCGGGTGCAGCCGCTGAGCCGCGTCTAGAAAGCGGAGCTTGATGCCCGGCTCTTCCAGCAGCAGGTGAAAGCGGCGGAAAAAATCGGTTTCTTCTGCCCGCACATAGTCCGGAATCAGCCAGTCGAGCAGCGAGCGCAGGGGCGCCTGGTGTTGCTCCACAAACTTGGTGGGCAAGGCCAGCGGCAGGCTGCGCACGTACTCATTGGGCTGCGGGTGCTGCCGGAAATAGGCGCACACTGTCAACAGCCCGGCCCAGTTGGCGGCGTGGTCCAGCAGTAGGCGCGGCGATTGTTGCAGCAGCGGCAGCAACTCGGGCAACTCGGTGGTCGTGCGACGGGTATTGGCCACGAAAAGGTCGAACTCCGCTTGCTTATCGATAAAGCTCAGGAAGTCGGCCAGGGTTTCGAATTCAATGCGGCTGACTTCACTCTGGCCGGTTTTGCGGTTGGGGCTGGTAGTGAGCCAGTAACCGGAACCCGTGCGGTTTTTGGAGTGCGCCAGAAGCTCCGCCTGCTGCTCATAAATATGAGCGCTACCCTGCGTGCGGTCCAGCGCTTTGCTGGCCCGCAACGGCAGGGGGAACGGATTCTCGCCGGCCAAATGTGCCCGCAGCACGGGCACGTATTGGCGCAAGGCTTTGGTGCACAGCTCGGGCAGGCTAATCATGGAGGACTTCGGCGGCCAGCAGCGCTTCTTTTTCGGCCTGGTATACCCGGATGGGGATGTCGCGCACTACCGAGCGGCGCGGGTCCTGCTTGGCTTTGGTGACCCAGTGAATGACGCGCACGTCTTTTTCCAGCAGGTGCAGCGAGGTTAGCGGCGTCACCACCATCAGCTGCAGGCCCAGGCTGGCGCAGAGCTTGAGCAGGTAAGCCGATTTGTCTTCGTCGAGCTTGCTAAACGCCTCATCGATAACGATAAACCGGAACGAACGGTGCCCGCCCGCTTCGCGGTTGATGCCAAACTGGTAGGCGATGGCCGCGCCCAGCACCGTGTAGGCCAGCTGCGCGCCCTCGCCGCCCGAGAGGCTGCCAGAGCTCTCGTACACCTGCTTCGAAGTCTTGTCGGCCCGGTAGTATTCGCGGGCCTTGAAACTCGACCAGTTGCGCACATCAGTTACTTCAAGCCGCCATTTTTCCTGGTCGCGCAGCGCCAGAATGAAGGGCTGAATGACGGCGGCAAAGTGCTCAATCTCGATTTCGCGCTGGTTGCTGGCCAAGCCGTGCAAGGTCAGGTCGGGCTGCCAGTTTCGGAGCTGCTCGAAGCGAAACTTATGAATGAGCGGCCGGGGCGAGTCGGTGCGCTCCAGTTGGATGTAGGTATCAGGATTGAGGTTGAAAGCAATGCCGCGCAGCGATTCGTTTATCTGGTCGATGGTGTCGCGGATGAGCTCGTGCTGCTCTTCCAGCGAGGTCACAAAGTCGCTGAGGGCTTTTGTCACGCCACGCTTAAACTCATCGTGAAAGCGGCTTTCCAGCTCGACCAGATTTTCGTGTTTAATAAGCTGGTAGTGGTCAAGGTATTCGGGCAGCCGCTCGATGTCGGGGCGCAGTTCTCGGGTGTCGCTTTCCCAATCTGTGAACTTGGCGGTAACGGCCGGGCCGGGATGGAGGAAGTGGTACATCGCCTCACAAATCTGCTTGGCCAGCGCCTGCACCTGGTCGTTTTGCTTGTTGATACGCCGCTGAATTTCCTGCTCAAACTGCTGCTTCTGTGCTACAAACTGCACATAGCTGAGCCGGTCGTCCAGCTCCTGTGCTAGCTCTTGCAGGCTAGTCAATCCAGCCGTCAGGCTTTCGGAGTCGAAGGAAGCCAGCTGTCGCTGCGCCGTTTGCCGTTGCTGGTGCAATGTTTTCAGAAGGTCCTCCGTGCGCGTAATCCGTTGCTTGGTTTGGTCGCGGGCACCGGCCTGCTGCTTCAGTTCCTCTTTCAACGCCCGTAGCTGCTCCTGCATGGTTTTTAGGGAGGTACTGTCATTTTCCAGCGCATCGCGCCGGATAGTAAGCTCCTGGATTTGCAGCGCGTCGGTCTGCCAGTCGATTTTAGAAAACTGCTGTGCTAATAGAAAACTAGTGAGCTTGATTTCCTGCTCTTCGGCCTGTTCAATTTCCTTGTTCAGGCGGCGCAGTCCGGCTTCGGCTTTATCGATGACATCGCTCAAGGCGCGGGCTTGGCGGGTGCGCTCGCGGCGCAGCTCGCGGTTGTCCCAGCCCAGGATATGGTCCTGACGGCGGCTGTCGTCGCGCTCGTGGCGGTTTTTGTTGCGTACCAGGCCCGAGGGCAGCAGTGCCTTATCAGCCCGCTCGAAAGTCGCCGCGTCTTCGGTGCAGAGGTGGTCGAAGCGGGTGGCAATATGGTGCTCAACCCAGGCCGCATAGTCGCTGTCGGGATTGAATTCGAGCTTGCCCCACACCGTGCGCTCGTCGGAGAAGAGCGTGGGCGGGGCCTTGCGCTCCACGTGGTGAAACACGATTTTGCCGTGCAGGTCGCGCTGCTCATGCACGTAGGCCCGCACCCCCGAATACAGCCGCTCGGGCACCAGCAGGCTCAGACCGGTGCTGTGAAGTAGCTTTTCAAGTGCGTCGTTCCATACAGCGCGCTCGGCAGGCTTCACCTGCATCACCTCCGCCACGAAGGGGATTTCGGCCTCGCTGGCCGCCACGGCAGCCAGAATCTCCTGCCGGATTTCGGCCGGCCGGCGGGTGATTTTGCCGCTGCTGTTTTCAAGCTGCTTCAATTCCGCCGCCAGCCCGGCAAATTCTTTTTTCTGGACTTCGATGGTCGAGCGCGCCGTAAATTTTTGGTCGTCCAGCGTTTGCTTGGTCTGACGCAGCTCACGCTGCAAGCGTAACGCCTGCTCGATATTGGCAGCGAAGGTGCCCACGTCGGGGTTTTCTACCAAGCTCAGGCTACGGGCCAGGTTGTTGTAGCGCCGCAGGTCTTTTTCCTTCTCAACCTTGCTTTTGGTCAGCTCGCTAATGTCGCGGCTCAGGTCACGGATTTGCTGCGCCACTTGGTTATTCGCCACCTGCACTTCCAAGGTCACGCGCTGCGTGTCGGTGGCCTCGTGGGTTCTTTCCTGCTGGCCCAGCAGGTCGATGAGCTGGTCCAACCCCCGGTCTTGCTGCGCTATTTCCGCGCCCCACAAGGCCACTTGCCGCTCTGCAAACCACGGTTCCAGCAGGCGCTGCTGCGCCCGTAGCTGGTGCAGCGCCTGTCGCAGTTGCTCATACTCGGTGCTCTGGTCGTGCACGGGTTGCAGCAGGTGCAGCTGGGTGCGGGCTTTTTCGAGGGCACGGTAGGCCGTAAGCAGGGTATTGTAGTTGCCGAGCAGCTTCGCAAACTCCGCTTCAGCGGTGCTCTCTTCCAGCATATTGGTGCGGATAAACTCGTCGAGGTCGCCCAGCACTTTCATGCCTACGGTTTGGTTGAACAGCGTCAATGCCTTGTCGCTACGCATGCCAAACAAGCGCTGAAAAGCTGCCGCGTACTTCGGGAAAGTATCGAAATCCTCTACCACGCGGTCGGCAAATTTCTTCTTCAGCTGGCTCACCCACTGCCCGCCCGAGCCAACTTGAATGTGCTCGGCAATAGTTAGCTCGGCCTTGGCTACGAGGTAGCGCCGCTGCAAGCCGCCCGCGTTGAACCAGCGCACCTGCGCCAGCGTCACGGGCAGGCTGTTGGCACTGGTAAACACGCTCAGGATGATAGAATATGTGCCCTCGCGCTTACGCAGCTGCTCCACCCGCGATTTTTGCTGCTCCTCGCCCTGGGTGCGACCGTAATGGCCTTCCACGTAAGATTCTTCACTGCGGTCGGTGCGCTTCTGCGTGCCCGACGACTGGTTGAAAAACCGCTTTGCCGGGTTCACCAGCAAGGCTAGCAGGCCATCTACCAGGGTGGTTTTGCCCGAGCCGTTGGCGCCCGTCAGCAGGGTGTTCTGGCCGCCGGGCTCCAGCCTCCAGATGTCTTTTTGCGTGCTCCCCTCGTGAAACGTGCCCCAGTTGAACACTTCCAGCCGCTGGAGCCGGTAGCCGGACGGTCCGGTTAGCTCCTCAAACAGATTCAGCATGGCGTTGCAGCTTTTCTTTGAATTCCTCGAGTTTTTCGAGCGAGATTTTGGCCTTGAGCAATGCTTTTATCTCATACTGCGTCTGGTCGGGCTGGGCATCGTCGCGGCGGTTTACTTTCAGCAAGCCGTGCGTTTCCAGCTTTTCTATCACTATATCCAACTTGCTGAGCCAGGCCTTGCGATTGGTAGGCTGGTGAAAAAACAGCTCTACCCGCTCGCGGATTTCAACCCGTGTCGCAAATAGGCGGCGGGTAGTCGTCTGGGCGCTGGCTTCGTGCTCTTCCAACCATTCGCGCAATACTACGCACAGTAAGCTTTGCTCGTAGCTGAGGCCCACGCGGCGCAGCAGGCGCAGGGGCGGGGTGGGGTCGTCCTCGACCGGGGCAGGCTGCGTGAGGCGGGCGTAGCCATCGGTCCGATTCAGGTCAAGGCTTACCCCGATTTGCTCGAAATATGCCCGCACGGCCACTTCGTGGTCTTGCAGATGTTGCCAGTACTGCGGGTCATCGTCGGAGTACAACGCGTGCGTTTGCAGCAGCTTGATGATAACGGAAGCGTAAGGTTTGGGCATAGGCTTGAGGTAAGGCTAGCGGCAGAAAATGATTTCGGGAAACTCGCAGGCCCTCCCCGGCGCCAGTACGAATACCTCAGTGCGCGCGTCGTTGAGCAGGTGCTTCTCGGACGTGGCCGCGATGCTGCCGTAAGTCATTAGCTCGGCTAGGCCGTGCTGCAAGGCGTAGGTATCCACTACCTGACGTAGGCTTACCTGCGGCCGGCCACGCAACAACTGGTCGATGTTGGCCAGCAGCACCGCTTTGTCCACTACGTGCGGTGCCACCAGGGGCACAAAATCGGTTGCTTCCTGTTGCGCCACCGCCAGCGGCCGGTATATAATGCCACTTTCGCGCTCTTCCAGTTCCTGAATTTCTTTGGTTTCGCTGGCATGATAGTCGGCCCGGCCGTTGATTTCCAGGAAAACAGCGTCCTGCGGCGGCGCGTCCATCACCTCGAAAGCCAAGCGGCGAATATCCTGGATTAGGGTTAGCGAGCGGCGGCGCTCGCGCATGTTTTTCTCCGATACTATCTTCTCCAGCTTGCGGGCCAGGGCATGAAACGAGTCGTTCACCTTCTGACCCTCGCCGTGCAAATAAAACCGGATTTTGCGCAGAAAGCCATCGCCCGCCGCCAGCCCCCGCGCTTGCAGCAGCTCGAATAGCTGCTGCACCAGTGCATCCAGCTCGGCTTTCTGGCGCGGGTCGGTGAGGTGCTGGTAAAACGCCTCGAAGCTGCGGCCCTGCGGCGTTTCGCGCAAGTCAGCGAGTGCGTCAAGGGCCAGCCCCAGCAGGCTGCCCTTGGTGTGCCCGGCGGCCGACTGCTGCTGGTAAATCTGCTGCGTAATCGTGCGGAAATTGCTTTCTACCTCCCGAAAATCGCGCAGCAGCCCCCGCGCCAGTCCGTTTACATTCTGGTAGCGCTCCGTGATTTGCACGTCGTCATACGTCACCACTGTTTTGGTCAGCTTTAACTCGCGGATTTGCTTTTCGAGGTCACTTTTCTGCTTTTCGAGGTCGGCTACCTTGGCCCGCCAGTCGTCGCCGGAGTTTTGCACCAGCTCGCGCAGCTTATATAAAATGTCCAGAAATCGGGACTCGGTGCCTACGTGTGCCGGTTTGTCGAGCAGCGAATGCACCCAGTCCAGCACGCTTTCCAGCTCGGGGGTAAGCGTATGCTGGTCAGCCCCGTGCTCATCAGTGTAAAGCGAGAGGTAGCCGTCACGCACCCATTTTTTCAGCAGCTGCGTGGCTTGTTCTTCATACGGCAAGCCGAGCGTAGTAAGTTCGCCTTCCTCAGCACTGACTTGGTTCGTATCGAGAAAATCGATTAGCATCCCCGCTAGCTTTTCGCCACTTATTACCGGCGAGTAATTGCCCTCCTTGAAGCTTTCCTGCAAAAAGCACAACACCAACGGTGCGTTATGACTGCGCATAAGCCGCACGAACACAGCCGGTCGGTCGGGGCTGAAAAGCGTGCGGTAGAATGGATATTTCATGGCTGACGCCAAACTTATAAAAAACAAGTGAATTTATAAAGAAAGATTGAGGTGAAAATATGGCTCTGTGCCAAGCCTTATTGATTGTGCTTGCGCAACTAGTACAAGCCAGGGTTCCTTTGCCGAACTTTACGGCATGACCTTCCATAAATACCAGGGCACCGGCAACGACTTTGTTATCATCGACGACCGGGCCGAGCAGTTCGACACCACCGACCACGCCCGCGTGGCTTTTCTATGCAATCGCCGCTTCGGTATCGGGGCCGATGGCCTGATGCTGCTGCGCAACCGCGCCGGCTACGACTTCGAGATGGTATACTTTAATGCCGACGGCCACCCTAGTAGTATGTGCGGCAATGGTGGCCGCTGCCTGGTTGCCTTTGCCAAGTTCCTGGGCATCATTACCAATAAAGCCCATTTTGTGGCCGTGGATGGCCCGCACGAGGCGCGTGTGGAAGCCGATGGCACCGTGCGCCTGAAGATGATAGACGTAGCGGCCGCGCAGCCGGCCGGGGTAGGGGAGCACGACGTGTTTCTGCACACGGGCTCGCCGCACCACATCCATTTTCTTGACCCCGAAGAGGGGCATACGCTGGCCGATTTCGACGTGTATGGCCACGGCCACGATATTCGCTATGACCAGGCCTATGACCCGGCCGGCACCAACGTCAATTTTGTGGAGGTTCCTGCCGACCCCACCCATCCCTGGCCCGTGCGCACCTACGAGCGCGGCGTGGAGGCCGAAACCCTGAGCTGCGGCACCGGCGTCACGGCCGTAGCACTGGCCGCCTCGATGCGCGGCGCGGTTTCGCCCGTGCAGCTGCAAGCTGCCGGCGGCCTGCTCGAAGTATCATTCGAGAAGCACCCCGATGGCCGCTTTACCGAGGTATGGCTGAGCGGCCCGGCCGTGCGGGTTTTTGAGGGAAATATATGATATTTAACATGTTTTTACAGGCTTGGCCGGCATAACGCCTTATGGATAAGCAGCCAGCGCCCGGCGGCCCGCCTTGCGAACCCGGCCCGCCGGCTCAGGTTACGCTTCGCGCCCTGGAGCCCGACGACCTGGAGTTTTTATTCCAGCTCGAAAACGACCCGGAGCTGTGGGCAGTGTCAGACGTGCTGCCGGCCCCGGTTTCGCGCCACGCCCTGCGCGAATACCTGCGCCACGCCACCGCCAGCCTGGCCGAAGCCGGCCAAATGCGGTTGATTATCAACGCTGAAGCCGGCCAGGCGGTTGGTACCCTCGATTTATATGAGTACTCGGCGCTGCACCAGCGGGCCGGCGTGGGTATCACCATCCTGAAAAGCGTCCGGCGGCGCGGCTATGCGCAGGCCGCGCTGCAGCTGCTGTTGCTCTATGCTCGCCAAGCCTTGCAGCTGCATCAGCTATACTGCACCGTGGCCGAGACTAACCTGCCGAGCATCAGGCTGTTTGAGAAAGCGGGCTTTCGGCAGCTAGGCGTGCGGCGCGACTGGCTGCGTAAAAATACCCCGGGTGGCTGGGAAAATGCCGTCGAATTGCAGCTTATACTGAGTGCGCAGGGGTAAAGTGGCGGAAAAACTACCATTTTAAGCTCCGCCATATCCTTTTAGTAGAGCTTTCCGTAAAACAGGCAAGGCGCTACCCACCGGACGATTTTCCCCGGTTGCGGAGGCTCTTAGAAGCTCTTTCCTGTCTTATTTCATGCCGCTTTCTACTCCGGCGGAGGCACCTGTGCGTGCCGCCGCTACCGCTCCGGCTGCGGGCCAAGCCGACGCTACCCCTTTTACGTATCTACTGCCCGACCTGGTTTGCTTTGCACACCTGCATTGGGATTTTGTGTGGCAGCGCCCGCAGCACCTGCTCTCACGCTTTGCCCAGCACGGCCGGGTTTTTTACGTAGAAGATGCCTTCTTTCATGCCGACGACCTCATTGAGCCGCACCTGGAAGTGAAGGAGCGCCAGAATGGCGTGAAAGTATTGGTTGTACATCTACCCAATCGCCTGCGCGGCGACGACACTGCCAGTGACCAGGCACAGGTAGCGGTGCTGAAGAAGTTTTTTGCTGATAACGGCATCGATACCTACGCTTTCTGGATTTATACGCCCATGGCCATGAGCCGGGCGCGGGAGTTTCACCCGGTGCTCACCGTGTACGACTGCATGGATGAGCTGGCCCAGTTTAAGTTTGCCCCGCCCGCACTGCGCCAGCGCGAGCAGGAGCTGTTTCGGCAGGCCGACCTCGTCTTTACCGGCGGCCAGCGTCTGTACGAAGCCAAGCGCGAGCAGCACGACGATGCCCATGCCTTCCCGAGCAGCATCGACAAAGAGCACTTCGGCCAGGCCCGCAACCCCAAGCTGGCTGAGCCGGCCGACCAGGCCGGTATCGCGCACCCGCGCATTGGCTTCTTTGGCGTCGTCGATGAGCGCCTCGATATCGAGCTGCTGGGCCAGCTCGCTACGAACCATCCCCAGTGGCAGTTCGTTATCATCGGACCAGTAGTGAAGATTGACCCCGCCACGCTGCCGCATAATGAGAATATTCACTATCTGGGGGGCAAAAACTATCAGGAGCTGCCCGCTTATCTGCGCGGCTGGGACGTAGCCACGCTGCTCTTTGCCCGCAACGAAAGCACGGAATTTATCTCGCCCACCAAAACGCCCGAATACCTGGCGGCCGGCCGGCCGGTAGTAAGCACCAGCATCCGCGACGTGGTGCGGCCCTACGGCGACCTCAACCTGGTGCAGATTGCCGACGACCCGAAGGACTTCGGAAAAGCCATCGCCTACGCCCTGGAGCAGGGGAAAGATGCCGATTGGCGCACCCGCACCGACGACTACCTCGCTACTATCTCCTGGGACCTCACTTGGCAAAATATGGTGAACCTGATGCAGAAGCGCCTGCTTGCCAAAAAAGCCTGAATAGCAGTAGCCTGGCACTAGTCTTTCACCAGGCTACTACTGTCTTTAAGGCCGGAAATGGCCGCCGTAAATCGAATCAACGTAAAACAGACATAAATCTCATCCTCATAATAATTTCCCCATGTTCGACTATCTCATCGTTGGAGCCGGCTTCGCTGGCAGCGTGCTGGCCGAGCGGCTAGCCACCCGCAGCAAC
The sequence above is drawn from the Hymenobacter baengnokdamensis genome and encodes:
- a CDS encoding Wadjet anti-phage system protein JetD domain-containing protein gives rise to the protein MISLPELCTKALRQYVPVLRAHLAGENPFPLPLRASKALDRTQGSAHIYEQQAELLAHSKNRTGSGYWLTTSPNRKTGQSEVSRIEFETLADFLSFIDKQAEFDLFVANTRRTTTELPELLPLLQQSPRLLLDHAANWAGLLTVCAYFRQHPQPNEYVRSLPLALPTKFVEQHQAPLRSLLDWLIPDYVRAEETDFFRRFHLLLEEPGIKLRFLDAAQRLHPAVSQVSLWVSEFRNLNLPVRRVYIIENLTSFLAFPLAEKAVAIWGGGFAVSLLAGADWLSGKQLFYWGDIDVHGFQILAQLRVHFPAAQSLLMDEGTFAQYHSGGTGGHFTPQTLAGLTSSEQQLYQTLLATNARLEQEKLPLRYVAIAVQQTITTAPH
- the galB gene encoding beta-galactosidase GalB — protein: MSPVKYVAALLLAASLPAAAQSRQETLLNTNWKFTKGDQPDGAKPELNDAQWQTVRIPHDWAISGPFDGKNDLQAVKIEQNNEQQATLKAGRTGGLPFIGVGWYRRQLAVPALGPGGQAVLLFDGAMSNAHVYINGKEAIFWPYGYNSFSVDITPYLRASGPNTLAVRLENFSEASRWYPGAGLYRNVHLITTKGPHIPVWGTYLTTPTVTPASATVKLQTKVQATAGTRALRLQTDIRDAAGKVVASTTTPLPASGSEFSQRFAVKAPRLWSPETPVLYTAESKLYAGEALQDTYQTRFGIRSFKFEAGKGFSLNGQPRKFRGVCNHHDLGPLGSAVNKAALRHQLALLKEMGCDAIRTSHNMPAPELVSLCDEMGFMLMVESFDEWKSPKVKNGYSQYFDQWSEKDLVNMVHRDRNHPSVIMWSIGNEVPDQSTPEGPAIAKRLQDIVHREDPTRPVTAGMDRFDDDFKYGFAKVLDIPSFNYKPHRYAEAIGKLPQGFLLGSETASTVSSRGVYKFPVVLAKDKKYPDNQSSSYDLEACNWSQTPDEEFVAQDDLPYVAGEFVWTGFDYLGEPTPYDESWPSHSSLFGMFDLAGQPKDRYYLYRSRWNTAKPTVHLLPHWTWPGREGQTTPVFCYTNYPSAELFVNGKSQGRQTKSPAATPQARYRLEWNDAKYEAGTIKVVAYDAQGKPAGTDEIHTAGAPDHIRLVADRAKLSADGEDLAYVTARVEDAQGNLCPDATNQLHFTVSGAGRFRAVGNGDATCLEPFQEPQMHAFGGQLVAIVQAGETAGAVQLQATAAGLKNGVIDLKISK
- a CDS encoding peptidoglycan D,D-transpeptidase FtsI family protein yields the protein MHQKILRLLALLLAGLAACSSPALPTSPAASYLNCREVYEPVRGRLYDRHGTLLVTNEVQYTLSLPHGPPLDSVAFNILMRWPAGALQARVAAARPPAGPLPPAPVPDSTGVVPPPAPAPPRPQRWPVELALTRPEADSLRRHRREYPGLVVRHRPERRFLTQVAAPVLGYQPAAAQQFLYLAKKLERGRYYRLRNSGIEGYYNSLLAGHRGAYHPLTDGHGRVHGRWAADTVYRPGQSLHLSLDADLQAYAERLLGERRGYLVALDPRTGEILCCVSAPTYDPAALTAPGRNPERVALLRNADQPLLNRPAVQANPPGSVFKLVNAAVALQLGATSANTSFPCDQSLINCVHPHPRARNLTMALKYSCNPYFYQVLRAVVEPRPDSAATPADTVAQRHAHLAAWRRQVRSFGLDTLLGVDIAHEQPGFLPTPAYYDKARRTRNWTFKSIYSLSIGQGEINLTGLQTANVLAIIANRGWYITPHFVRAIGTTGQPLPRFTERHRTLVDSANFAALVPGMVAAMQRGGTAELASLADVGIVVAGKTGTVQNDEGDDHATFAGFAPANQPRIVVAVYIENAGFGGLSAAPCAALIMEKYLRGKIAPRRKKWEYWLRCGDLASQGH